The segment CCTTGCCCTTAAACCGTTTATACAATCAATTATGCTAGGATTAACCCCAGATTAGTTGTATTTCTGGCATCAATTTCCCTTTAAATCATAATTAAAGTCCGATGAGATTTgtgcaaaaaaaaagatcaaccaaattgatacaattgatgaGTCCATCAATCGCCATGCCACCAAAGAGCACCAAGGGTAAGGAACCAACTCTACTAATAAACGGAGAGTCCGTTTTGGGAGAGAGATGGTGTCCCATCTATGAAAAAGATACTAATTTTGAACTGAGTCATTTCGAACAAGCGATGCTTAATATAATCAAACAACCAAACATCAATTCAACTGTAATACTACGGGCCGATATTTTAAAGGAGAGGgtttttgatccaaatgaaGGTGAAACTACATTTATCAgtaaattgataaatacTGTGCCGGACGTGGAATCAAAAGACCAGGGAAGTGATGTTGTTTTGCTACATCGTGATTTACAAGATGTCAATATTAGAGAGATAAATTTGGATGGGTGTCAGCTTTACTTGAAAAATAGGTGTGAAATTGTGCGAAGAATGATACCTCGTAATCCATTTAAAGACTACATTATCAATCAGACCTGTTTGGTAATGAAGACAGAAGACGAACAGAATGTTCTTGTGGTGTATGTGCCACATATACACACGGCAGAGGAAATACCTTACTACCTACCCCCAGTCTATGCTGTTGGAATTTTGTACCACAATCACAAGGTGTCACTTCACTATCTACCTTTCGAGTTGGATAATTGGCGCgaggaaaagaataaaCTAAAAAATATGAACTTGTCGGAGAGACCAATTAGGATTGCATTAAGGTTACTACAAACATCCACCAAGCACTCAAGTGGTGTGAAACTTGGATACGAAAAGCGAGTCAATCACGATTTAGTCGTATCAAAGGtagattttcaaaacagaTACATCACTCTTAAATCGAAGTATTCATCAGATTTGGTCAATTCATGGTGTGAATCCACCG is part of the Candida orthopsilosis Co 90-125, chromosome 2 draft sequence genome and harbors:
- a CDS encoding tRNA U44 2'-O-methyltransferase, encoding MRFVQKKRSTKLIQLMSPSIAMPPKSTKGKEPTLLINGESVLGERWCPIYEKDTNFESSHFEQAMLNIIKQPNINSTVILRADILKERVFDPNEGETTFISKLINTVPDVESKDQGSDVVLLHRDLQDVNIREINLDGCQLYLKNRCEIVRRMIPRNPFKDYIINQTCLVMKTEDEQNVLVVYVPHIHTAEEIPYYLPPVYAVGILYHNHKVSLHYLPFELDNWREEKNKLKNMNLSERPIRIALRLLQTSTKHSSGVKLGYEKRVNHDLVVSKVDFQNRYITLKSKYSSDLVNSWCESTDPKKHVFEDLAIAAFLIEYWKLKKFNKDEFEFRDLGCGNGLLVYILMMEGYRGEGIDARARKSWKMYPPEVQEKLVEKIIVPSILLKPHPSLAKIAPHIKDNGRQFAEPKNNQVNYHTAESLLNSPNVCTTEDFSKNTFLIGNHSDELTCWIPLLEFPFMVIPCCSHALNGNKMRFPPRKVKTALPNQASTSTYGSLVDHVEDIAILNGWQIEKEMLRIPSTRNAAVMSCEKVKPFQGEPQEISQLRVLDIIAMEGGAEGWVENSLNLMKKAPRSH